A region from the Gossypium hirsutum isolate 1008001.06 chromosome A08, Gossypium_hirsutum_v2.1, whole genome shotgun sequence genome encodes:
- the LOC107929412 gene encoding uncharacterized protein, with protein MAHLLRHHSFTSTSVWTESRLHHQAYASIKLSNHRQGRLKIYGKRRASGNGCVVQCCTSSSSAAAAKAGVELSGNAEEDNNGGWEEKEEEEPLYLASEYGWKVRRLEEDQPEIKKVAEIQAEAFHQPMAFFDDLFFQFFQAEVLAGLIYKLRNSPPNRYACLVAESPSDANSESKTKLVGVVDVTALRDEAVLQHLQGADEYLYVSGLAVSKRFRRRKIGSCLLKSCEMLSVLWGFKYLVLRAYEDDLGARTLYANAGYRVVSRDPPWLTSWIGRRRRVLMIKQSNFLNLINSTFQL; from the exons ATGGCTCACTTACTGAGGCACCACTCTTTTACGTCCACAAGTGTGTGGACTGAGTCTCGCCTGCACCACCAAGCCTACGCTTCCATTAAACTCAGCAATCATCGTCAAGGAAGGTTGAAAATCTATGGCAAGAGAAGGGCAAGCGGGAATGGGTGTGTGGTGCAGTGCTGcacttcttcttcttcagcaGCAGCAGCAAAGGCGGGTGTGGAGCTGAGTGGAAATGCGGAGGAAGATAATAATGGAGGATGGGAAGAGAAAGAGGAGGAGGAGCCTTTGTATTTGGCAAGCGAGTATGGATGGAAAGTAAGGAGATTGGAGGAGGATCAACCCGAGATTAAGAAGGTTGCAGAAATTCAGGCAGAAGCATTCCACCAACCAATGGCCTTCTTTGATGATTTATTCTTTCAGTTCTTCCAG GCGGAGGTACTGGCAGGGCTCATATACAAACTTAGGAACTCACCTCCAAACag GTATGCATGTTTAGTGGCGGAGTCTCCCTCGGATGCTAATTCTGAATCGAAAACAAAGCTAGTAGGCGTGGTGGATGTGACGGCGTTGAGAGACGAGGCTGTTCTTCAACACCTTCAGGGGGCTGACGAATACCTTTATGTTTCGGGACTCGCTGTTTCCAAACGCTTTCG GAGGAGGAAGATCGGTAGTTGTTTGTTGAAATCTTGTGAGATGCTGTCGGTTTTATGGGGTTTCAAGTATCTTGTCCTTCGGGCTTACGAAGATGACTTGGGTGCTCGCACGTTGTACGCAAATGCAGGGTATCGAGTTGTCTCGCGTGATCCACCATGGTTGACTTCTTGGATTGGGAGAAGGCGCCGTGTTCTTATGATCAAACAGTCTAATTTCCTTAATCTTATTAACTCCACCTTTCAGTTATAA